One Alnus glutinosa chromosome 3, dhAlnGlut1.1, whole genome shotgun sequence genomic region harbors:
- the LOC133862708 gene encoding uncharacterized protein LOC133862708, whose amino-acid sequence MYVASSMRKSFKDYLKVLEADIQHANTLCQGGKPTKHQPKQDKRAPNHESGTADREREIERSREREKFLVGRPLLGGRQHQRSWLAPAMPKIGFPVAKQWESGFFSS is encoded by the exons ATGTACGTTGCTTCTTCCATGAGAAAGTCGTTCAAGGACTATCTCAAAGTGCTTGAAGCTGATATTCAGCACGCTAATACTCT TTGTCAAGGAGGGAAACCCACCAAGCATCAACCAAAGCAGGACAAACGTGCTCCAAACCACGAAAGCGGAACGGCAGATCGAGAGAGGGAGATTGAGAGATCGAGGGAGAGGGAGAAATTCTTGGTGGGTCGGCCGTTATTGGGAGGGCGCCAACACCAGAGGTCATGGCTGGCGCCGGCGATGCCAAAGATTGGTTTCCCGGTGGCCAAACAGTGGGAATCCGGTTTTTTTAGCTCCTAG